From the genome of Papaver somniferum cultivar HN1 chromosome 2, ASM357369v1, whole genome shotgun sequence, one region includes:
- the LOC113346948 gene encoding glucose-6-phosphate isomerase, cytosolic 2B-like — MRVTKVVSIDLSVNPGDWYFLIRRSAIMAILPYCQALEKFAPHIQQVSMETKGKGVSIDGVPLPFEEGEIDFGESDSNDQHRFYQLIHQGRVIPCDFIGVVKSQQPVYLKGATLTTVPLRVNVLSKGLSYKEL; from the exons ATGAGAGTCACGAAAGTAGTTAGTATTGACCTTTCTGTAAATCCTGGAGATTGGTACTTCCTCATCCGAAGATCTGCAATAATG GCTATCTTGCCATACTGTCAAGCACTGGAGAAGTTCGCTCCTCATATCCAACAG GTTAGCATGGAGACCAAAGGGAAGGGTGTATCAATTGATGGTGTTCCTCTTCCTTTCGAGGAAGGCGAAATTGATTTTGGTGAGTCAGATTCGAATGACCAACACAGATTTTACCAGCTAATTCACCAG GGCCGCGTGATTCCTTGTGATTTTATTGGTGTTGTTAAGAGTCAACAACCTGTGTACCTGAAAGGTGCTACCCTAACAACAGTTCCCTTAAGAGTAAATGTCTTATCAAAAGGCTTATCTTACAAAGAACTGTAA